The proteins below come from a single uncultured Carboxylicivirga sp. genomic window:
- a CDS encoding MATE family efflux transporter codes for MKKSVDLTQGPIFSQLVKLALPIIGTSLMQMAYNLTDMIWLGQVGSDAVASVGAAGFYIWLGMSLLLLTRVGAEVGVSQALGRKEPETAARFARHSLFWAVLLAIVIGAIVLLLAPELISTFRLSKGVVENGAISYLRIVALGFVFSYTNPTFQGIYNGMGNSKLPFYYLLVGLGLNMVLDPLLIFGFSFIPSMGVDGAAWATVISQLVVFIIFIVRFVWMKEIMDPDLRRFKLSKDITLKIFKLGTPVAAESSLFAVFAMILARMITKWGDIPIAVQSVGAQIEAISWMTSSGFATALGSFTGQNYGANNWHRIRQGYFTTLGIGVFLGTIVTICFIVFGEQIFSLFLHESEPLAMGTTYLRILAVSQVFMILEIVTRGAFNGIGRTIPPSIVGITFTGARVPAAMILSAESVLGMFGIWWAISLSSVVKGTVLSIWYIFVMSHHGKTTSPKVKAIFAFLPTRIRQSIWVRNNRNNDQE; via the coding sequence ATGAAGAAATCTGTTGATTTAACACAAGGTCCTATTTTTTCTCAATTGGTTAAATTGGCTCTGCCAATTATTGGTACCTCGCTGATGCAGATGGCCTATAACTTAACCGATATGATTTGGCTCGGGCAAGTAGGTAGCGATGCTGTTGCCTCGGTGGGTGCTGCTGGTTTTTATATTTGGCTGGGCATGTCGTTATTACTGCTTACACGTGTAGGTGCCGAAGTTGGAGTTTCGCAAGCTTTAGGAAGAAAGGAACCTGAGACAGCAGCTCGTTTTGCTCGTCACTCTTTATTTTGGGCCGTTTTGCTAGCCATTGTAATAGGAGCTATTGTATTACTTTTAGCGCCTGAGTTAATCAGTACCTTCCGCTTATCGAAAGGAGTGGTTGAAAACGGTGCCATCTCTTACCTCAGAATAGTGGCACTGGGTTTTGTCTTCTCGTACACCAACCCAACCTTTCAGGGTATATACAATGGTATGGGAAACAGTAAGCTGCCTTTCTACTATCTATTGGTTGGTTTAGGCTTGAATATGGTATTGGATCCTCTCCTTATTTTTGGATTTAGCTTTATTCCATCCATGGGAGTAGATGGAGCTGCCTGGGCTACTGTTATATCGCAACTGGTAGTTTTTATTATATTCATCGTCCGTTTTGTTTGGATGAAAGAAATTATGGATCCCGATCTGCGACGATTTAAGCTAAGTAAAGATATCACCCTAAAGATATTCAAGCTGGGAACACCCGTGGCTGCCGAAAGTAGTTTATTTGCTGTGTTTGCCATGATACTGGCACGCATGATTACCAAATGGGGCGATATTCCCATTGCGGTTCAAAGTGTGGGAGCTCAGATTGAAGCTATCTCGTGGATGACCTCATCGGGATTTGCGACAGCTCTTGGAAGTTTTACCGGACAGAATTACGGAGCCAACAATTGGCATCGAATCAGGCAAGGATATTTTACCACATTGGGCATAGGAGTATTCTTAGGTACCATTGTTACCATCTGCTTTATTGTTTTTGGCGAACAAATATTCTCGTTGTTTTTACACGAGTCCGAACCATTAGCTATGGGTACCACCTACCTGAGAATTCTGGCAGTATCGCAGGTTTTTATGATTCTTGAAATTGTTACGCGAGGTGCTTTTAACGGTATTGGCCGCACCATTCCACCGTCTATCGTGGGTATTACATTTACCGGAGCTCGTGTTCCGGCAGCCATGATTTTATCGGCCGAGAGTGTATTGGGTATGTTTGGTATCTGGTGGGCCATCAGTCTTTCGAGTGTTGTAAAGGGTACGGTTTTATCAATATGGTATATCTTTGTAATGAGTCATCATGGAAAAACAACTTCACCGAAAGTGAAAGCCATTTTTGCTTTTTTACCAACCCGTATCCGTCAAAGCATTTGGGTTAGAAACAACAGGAATAATGATCAGGAATAG